The genomic DNA ACCTGCCGCTGCCGGTGGAGCCCGGCCTGTGGCACTTCCGCCAGTCGGTCGACTACTCGATGACCGCCAATCTCGCGGTGCTCGACTTCGCCTCGCGCAACAAGGACCACCTGCTCTTCAACATCTGGCGGATGGGCACCAACTCCATCGAGCGCGGCAGCCGCGACCACTGGACGGTGCTGCCCTTCGAGATCGACGAGGCCGGGGAGACGGTCACGGGCTTTGGCTCGCTAGCCGACTACGAGCGGCTGTTGAGGGATCCCGCCGACCGCGATCCGCGCGGCTTCATCCTGCCCTCCGACCAGCCGGACTTCCCGACGGCCACCAAGTTCGTGAACGCGCTGCTGAAGGGCGGGGTGCAGGTGCATCGCGCGACTGCCGACTTCGAGGTGGGGGGAACGAGCTATCCCGCCGACTCCTACGTGGTGCTGGCCGCCCAGGCGTTCCGCCCCCACGTGCTCGACATGTTCGAGCCGCAGAACCACCCCAACGACTTCGCCTACCCGGGCGCGCCCCCGACCGCGCCCTACGACAACGCGGGGTGGACCCTCGCCTACCAGATGGGTGTCGAGTTCGACCGCATCCTCGATGGCTTCGACGGCCCCTTCGAGCAGATCGAGTGGCTGGCCGAACCTCCCTCGGGCACGGTCGCCGGAGCGGCCGGTGCCGCCGGCTACCTGGTGGGCCACGACGCCAACGACGCCTTCGTCGCGGTCAACCGCGTGCTGGCGGCGGGCGGGAGCGTGCACTGGCTGCGCGACGACTTCCAGGCGGGCGGATCGGAGCACCCGGCGGGAACCTTCTTCCTGTCCGGGGCGGGAGCGGACGAGGCGTCGGTCGCGGCCATGGCGGCGGAGCTGGGCATCGACTTCGTTGGCCTGGAGTCCGCACCCTCGGGCCGCGCCTTCGAGCTCACCGCGCCGCGGATCGCGCTCGGCGACGTGTACGGCGGATCGATGCCGTCGGGCTGGACGCGCATGATCCTCGAGGACTTCGAGTTCGACTTCGATGTGGTCTTCCCGCCCGACCTCGACCAGGGCAACCTGATCGACAGGTTCGACGTGCTGGTGCTCGAGGACGGCGCGGTCCCGATGCCCGGCCGGGATGCCGGCAGGACCATGCTGCCCGAGTTCGCGGCCACCGTTCCGGACGAATTCCGGGGCCGCATCGGCGCCTTCACCTCGGCGACCACGGCACCGGCCGTGCTCGAATTCATCCGCGCCGGGGGGACGGTGGTGGCCATCGGCAGCTCGACCGCGCTGGCGTACCACGCGGGCCTGCCCGTGCGCGACTACCTGGTGGGGGCCGACGGCCAGCCGCTGGCCTCGGAGGAGTATTACGTGCCCGGCTCGGTGCTCGACCTGCGCGTGGACGGCGCCCATCCGCTGGCCGCGGGCGTCGGCGAGCGGGCCAACGTGCTCTTCAGTCGGAGCCCCGTGTTCGGCCTGCAGGGCGCGGCGGCGGGAGTCACCCCGGTGGGGTGGTTCGACACCGATGCGCCGCTGCGCAGCGGATGGGCCTGGGGCCAGCATCACCTTCAGGACGGCGTCTCGATCGCCGATGCGCGGTTGGGCGAGGGACAGCTTTTCCTGTTCGGTCCCAAGATCACCTTCCGCGCCCAGTCGCACGGGACCTTCCCGTTCCTGTTTAACGGCATCCACTACGGGGCGGCCCGCGAAGTCACCCTGCCGGGCGGCATGATGGCGGGTGGAGGATGATGGCGGCGTCCGCGGATTACGGCCTGGCCGGGTGGGTCCGGCGGACCGTTGTCGCCGCGGCCCTGGCTTTGGCCGGGGTCGCGGCTGCGGCTTCCGCGCCCGCTCCGGCATCGGCCCAGTTGCGTGCCGGCGGACAGCTTTCCTTCGCCAACGACGTCCTGGGCGGAACCATCGGCGTGGGGCCCCGGGTGGAGATCGGGGCGCCGGCCTTCCCGGTCCGGCTGGCGGCCTCCGCCGACTGGTTCTTTCCCAACTGCAACCAGTGCCGGTACTGGGAGACGAACGTCAACGCCCTCGTTTCGCTCCCGTTACTGCCCATCCCCTTCTTTCGCTACGTCGGCGGGGGCTGGCACCTGCAGAGCATCAGGGCGAATCCGTTTGAGGATCCGACGCAGACCCGTGGGTTCAACGCCGTCGGGGGAATGCGCTCGGAAAACACGGTGATCGAGGTGCGCTACGAGATACTGGAAGACATCAAGAACCAGTTCGTGGTCTCGTTCGCGATCTTATTCCTGTAGCGGGGGCATCTTTGCAGTCCGGGGCCTCCTCCTGAAGTCGGGGCCTCTTTCCGTCCGCGGAGGCCGTGGGCCTCGCTCCGCCGCCGGCGCGGTCAGGTCGGCTGGTCGGTCGGGCGCATCAGGATCTCGTTGATGTTGACGTGCGCCGGAGCCGTGACCACGTAGAGGATGGCCGCGGCCACGTCCTCGGGGTCCATGGGCTTCTTGTCCTGCCAGCGCTCGATGAACCCCTCCCGGATCTCCGGGTCCGGGATGCGCTCGATCAGCTCGGTGGCGACCACGCCGGGCTGGATGTCGGTGACCCGGATGCCGTGCGCGGCCGAGAGTTCCAGCTGCATTCCGGCCGACATGCAGCGCACGGCGAACTTGGTGGCCGCGTACACGGTGCCTCCCGGGAAGGGGCGCCGCCCCGCCACCGAGCCCACGTTCACGATGTGACCCCGGCGGCGCTCCAGCATGGCCGGAAGCGCGGCGGCGATGCAGTGCAGCACGCCCTTCACGTTTACGTCCACCATGCGCAGCCAGTCGTCCAGGTGGAGGTCCCGCAGCGGCGAGGTGGGCATGATGCCGGCGTTGTTCACCAGGATGCCCGCCGGACCGAACTCCGCCGCCGCGCGCTCCGCCAGCGCGAACACGGCCTCACGGTCGGCCACGTCCGTGGCCACGGCCAGCGCGCGGCCCCCGTCCCGGCGGATCCCCGCCACCACCTCGTCCAGGCGGCCGGCGCGCCGCGCCGCCACCACCACCGCGGCTCCCGCCCCGGCCAGCGCGACCGCGGTGGCCCGACCGATCCCGCTCGATGCCCCGGTAACGATGGCGACGCTCCCGGCGAGAGATGCGGTCACGGCGCAGCCTCCTTTTTTGCGTGTGAAGACGAGTCCAACCCATTATACTGAATCACGCCCCCGGGTAGCAGGGCGGTAACGGGCCGGGGAGAGTCATCACAGGAGGAGGAACCCGATGAAGCTGGTACGGAACGTAGTGTTGACCGTCTGTATGCTCGCCCTGGCGGCAGGTCAGGCTCGCGCCCAGTTCGAGGGTGTGGGCGTCATCAACTTCCCCACATCCGCGAGCGGTGAGGTCCAGGATCACTTCCTGCGAGGCGTGGCGATCCTGCACAGCTTCGGCTGGCTCCAGGCGAGAGAGCAGTTCCACGCAGCTCAGGAACTCGATCCCGACTTCGCCATGGCGTACTGGGGCGAATCGCTCGCCTACAACCATCCGCTCAACTCGCAGATGGATGCCACCGAGCCGCGCAAGGCACTTGAGCGCCTGGCACCCACCCGCGCCGAGCGCCTCGCCAAGGCACCCACCGATCGTGAGAAGGGCTTCCTGAACGCGGTGGAGATCCTCTGGGGCGAGGGCGAGCATGTCGAGCGCAGGATCGGCTACATGGAAGCGATGGCGAAACTCTACGACGACTATCCGGACGATCCCGAAGTTGCCGCTTTCTACGCCCTCTCCATGCTGAGCGCCGTGGGGGCGACCCGCGACCTCAGCGGACGTCTGAACGTGCGCGCGGGCACCATCGCGCTGAAGCTGTTCAAGGACAACAACGATCATCCTGGGGCGGTTCACTACATCATCCACTCCTTTGATGACCCACTCCACGCTCCGTTGGCGCTGGAGGCTGCCCACCGCTTCGCGGAAATCGCGGCCGCGGTGTCGCATGCGCGACACATGCCGACGCACATCTTCATCCAGCACGGGATGTGGGACTACGTCTCCGGACACAACCAGTCCGCCTACGACGCCGCCCGCGAGCTGTGGCAGCCGGGCGAGTCCATGGGCGACGCGACCCACGCGCTGGACTGGGGCCAGTACGGCGACCTGCAGCTGGGCGACTACGACAAGGCGCGCCTCTGGATCGAGCGCATCGAGAAGATGGCCTCGGGCACCTTCCTCGAGTTCGGAGAGGGCGGTCCCTCGGAGGAGACCGGACAGGCCCGTCCCCGCGGCGCCGTGTCTCTGCTGAAGACCCGCTACATCGTAGACACCGAGGAGTGGGCGATTCTTCCCATCACCGACGAGTCGAACGGCAACGAGCTGCTGGCGACCGGGCTGAGCGCGGCCCGCACGGGTGATCGCACAGCGCTGGAGGCCGCGGTGGAGGCGCTCAGCGACGACGCCGACGCGGACGGCTATGCCGGCATCATATACAGGCAGGTGGCGGCGCTGCTGGAAGCCGACCGTGGCAACGAGGACGGTGCCCGCGCGCTGATGGACGAGGCGGTCGAGACCGTCGAGGCGATGGCGCCTCCGCGCGGTTCGGCGAGCCCGATCAAGCCGGTGCACGAGCTGTACGGCGAGATCCTGACCGGTTTCGGCGACCATGAGGCCGCCGCCGGCATGTTCGAGACCTCGCTGCTGCGCATGCCGAAGCGGCCTCGTTCGCTGATCGGCGTAGCGCGCGCGAGCATCGAGACCGGCGATTTCGAGCGGGCCACCGAGGCCTACGAGACGCTCGTCTCCGAGGTATGGGTGGGCCGGGATTCCTTCCCCGGGTACCAGGAAGCCATCCGCTTCCTCGAGAGCACCGACAGCAGCAACCGCAGCAGGTAGCCGACGCGGCGGAACGCGGGCGGTAATCCGCTCGGATCCACGGCGAGAAGACAAAAGGCCGGCTCCCCCGGTGGAACGGGGAAGCCGGCCTTGTCTTGCCGGGTGGGTCGGCTACCGGTTCGCGAACACCGGGGCGGCCTGGGGCATGGCCATGCCGTCGTGGCGTGATTCCGAAGCGCCGTAGTGCACGCCGGTGCCGTCGCCCATGACCGCCTGGCCGTAGCCGAAGCCGCCGGTCCGCGGAGGCCGCACGCTGATCTCGTGGCCGAGCGCGGTCAGCTCCGCGCGCACCCACTCCGGGATCATCATCTCCATGTTCACGTCGCAGCCGTCGAAGCTGCCCTTGGTGAAGCGGCCGGCCTCGTGCGCCTGCTGAATGTTCATCCCGTAGTCGACGATGTTGGCGATGAACTGCGCGTGCGCCTGCGGCTGGTTGAAGCCGCCCATGATGCCGAAGCCGATCCGCTCGCCGCCCTCGTTGTTGACCATCAGGCCCGGAATGATGGTGTTGAGCGGCCGCTTGTGCCCTTCGAGCACGTTGGGATGGCTCTCGTCCAGCGTGAACAGGGCGCCCCGGTTGTGGAGCATGAAGCCCGTGCCCGGCGGCACCAGCCCGGAGCCGAAGCCCGAGTAGTTGCTCTGGATGTAGGAGACGATGTTGCCGTCCTTGTCGATCGTGGTCAGGTAGATCGTGTCTCCGCCGTCCTCGTTGTCGAGCCCTACGAAGCGTGACGGCTCGACCGAGCACATGGCCCGGTTCATGTCGATGAGTTGGGCGCGCTCCCTGGCCCGCTCCTTGTCGAGCATTCCGGCGACCGGAACCTTGCTGAAGCGCGGATCGCCGACGTAGGTGATCATGTCCGCGTAGGCCAGCTTTTTGGACTCGATCATGACGTGCAGGGCCTCGGGGCTGTGGAAGCCGTACTCGCCGAGGGGATAATTCTCCATGATGTCGAGCATCATGAGGGCGGCGATCCCCTGCCCGTTAGGGGGCATCTCGTGCACCGTCCACCCGCGGTAGGTGGTGGAGATGGTCTCCGTCCACTCGGGCTCGTACTCCGCCAGGTCATCCAGCGTCATGGTGCCGTCGAACTCGTCGGAGATGGCGATGATCGCCTCGGCGGTGGGGCCCTTGTAGTAGCCGTCGCGGCCATCAGCGACGATGCGCCGCAGGGTGTTGGCGAAGTCGGGGTTCTTGAACACTTCGCCCACCTTGGGCGCCCGCTCGCCGTCTACCAGGTAGGTATGGGCGCTGTTGGGGTGCTGCTGGTGCATGTCGACCGACCCCGCCCACATGCGCCCGGTGACCTCGTGGATGGGAAAGCCGCTCTCGGCGTACCAGATGGCCGGCGCCAGGATGGTGCCGAAGTCGAGGTTGCCGAAGCGCTCGCGCATGGCGTCCCAGCCGGCGATCACCCCCGGCACGGTGACCGAGTGGATGCCGCGGCGGGGCATGCTCTCGTGCCCCAGTTCCTTCAGGTACTGGGCGTCGAGGGCCGCGGGCGACCAGCCGCTGGCGTTCAGCCCGAAGATCTCCTCGGTCTCGGCCAGGTAGATGATGGCGAACAGGTCGCCGCCGATTCCGTTCGACGTGGGATCCATGAGCGCGAGCGCCGAGTTGGCCGCGATGGCCGCGTCGATGGCGTTTCCGCCCTGCTCGAGGATCTGCACGCCCACCGACGACGCCAGCGGGTTGTTGGTCGCGACGATCCCCATCTCGGTGTTGACCACCGAGCGGCCGGTCACGGG from Gammaproteobacteria bacterium includes the following:
- the ggt gene encoding gamma-glutamyltransferase produces the protein MRYSRPVRNFAAFVCLTLATACAPQGVMEQAAMEGGEVPLPVTGRSVVNTEMGIVATNNPLASSVGVQILEQGGNAIDAAIAANSALALMDPTSNGIGGDLFAIIYLAETEEIFGLNASGWSPAALDAQYLKELGHESMPRRGIHSVTVPGVIAGWDAMRERFGNLDFGTILAPAIWYAESGFPIHEVTGRMWAGSVDMHQQHPNSAHTYLVDGERAPKVGEVFKNPDFANTLRRIVADGRDGYYKGPTAEAIIAISDEFDGTMTLDDLAEYEPEWTETISTTYRGWTVHEMPPNGQGIAALMMLDIMENYPLGEYGFHSPEALHVMIESKKLAYADMITYVGDPRFSKVPVAGMLDKERARERAQLIDMNRAMCSVEPSRFVGLDNEDGGDTIYLTTIDKDGNIVSYIQSNYSGFGSGLVPPGTGFMLHNRGALFTLDESHPNVLEGHKRPLNTIIPGLMVNNEGGERIGFGIMGGFNQPQAHAQFIANIVDYGMNIQQAHEAGRFTKGSFDGCDVNMEMMIPEWVRAELTALGHEISVRPPRTGGFGYGQAVMGDGTGVHYGASESRHDGMAMPQAAPVFANR
- a CDS encoding SDR family oxidoreductase, coding for MTASLAGSVAIVTGASSGIGRATAVALAGAGAAVVVAARRAGRLDEVVAGIRRDGGRALAVATDVADREAVFALAERAAAEFGPAGILVNNAGIMPTSPLRDLHLDDWLRMVDVNVKGVLHCIAAALPAMLERRRGHIVNVGSVAGRRPFPGGTVYAATKFAVRCMSAGMQLELSAAHGIRVTDIQPGVVATELIERIPDPEIREGFIERWQDKKPMDPEDVAAAILYVVTAPAHVNINEILMRPTDQPT
- a CDS encoding M14 family metallopeptidase, giving the protein MRMTERNPLFSRARAFPAFVTLVLVPVLWACGEMATATRVTSPVEQFGHEIGADYVLPNYVALSEYWELLASESDRMILESIGQTEEGREQLMATITSPANHANLARYKEIAERMAQAEGVSDADARAMAAEGRAVIWIDGGLHASEVLGAQQLMELVYHLVSATDEETMRILDDVIVLVAHANPDGHDLLADWYMRIETPEERSTGGAPVLYNKYAGHDNNRDFYMSALAESTNINRIIAREWFPHIVYNHHQTGPLGTVMFAPPFRDPPNHYLDPLILTGLDQVGSAMHQRFVLEGKGGTTMRSGASYSTWWNGGLRTTPYFKNQIGLLTETIGNPTPIAIPFIPRRQLPHGDLPLPVEPGLWHFRQSVDYSMTANLAVLDFASRNKDHLLFNIWRMGTNSIERGSRDHWTVLPFEIDEAGETVTGFGSLADYERLLRDPADRDPRGFILPSDQPDFPTATKFVNALLKGGVQVHRATADFEVGGTSYPADSYVVLAAQAFRPHVLDMFEPQNHPNDFAYPGAPPTAPYDNAGWTLAYQMGVEFDRILDGFDGPFEQIEWLAEPPSGTVAGAAGAAGYLVGHDANDAFVAVNRVLAAGGSVHWLRDDFQAGGSEHPAGTFFLSGAGADEASVAAMAAELGIDFVGLESAPSGRAFELTAPRIALGDVYGGSMPSGWTRMILEDFEFDFDVVFPPDLDQGNLIDRFDVLVLEDGAVPMPGRDAGRTMLPEFAATVPDEFRGRIGAFTSATTAPAVLEFIRAGGTVVAIGSSTALAYHAGLPVRDYLVGADGQPLASEEYYVPGSVLDLRVDGAHPLAAGVGERANVLFSRSPVFGLQGAAAGVTPVGWFDTDAPLRSGWAWGQHHLQDGVSIADARLGEGQLFLFGPKITFRAQSHGTFPFLFNGIHYGAAREVTLPGGMMAGGG